From Gimesia panareensis, the proteins below share one genomic window:
- a CDS encoding FMN-binding glutamate synthase family protein yields the protein MRYLPFILVVLLTLLSFILGLAVDPWFYWPLIVLAPLSLLGVWDLVQTRHSITRNYPIIAHLRFMFEMIRPEIHQYFIESNIDGRPFNNDERSLIYERSKNIDGLKPFGTELDVYGDEYEWLNHSMAPRPRSKELFRTTVGGPECKHPYSCSILNISAMSFGALSANAILALNGGAKKGNFYHCTGEGGVSPYHLKPGGDLVWQIGTGYFGCRNSDGTFNPDLFQEQAAHESIKMIELKISQGAKPGHGGVLPAAKITPEIASTRKVPMGEDCISPPGHSTYSTPIELCEYIGKLRELSGGKPVGFKLCIGHPSEFLCICKAMMQTGILPDFITVDGGEGGTGAAPLEFSDNMGMPLKTGLIFVHNALVGCNLRDKIKIAAAGKVSSAFTLARCLAIGADWCNAARGFMMSVGCIQAQTCHSNECPVGVATQDPGRQRALVVPDKTERAYNFHHNTMEALTEVIAAAGLDHPSELRPWHIYLRPRRTEVLSYFEAFDFLKPGELLEDCPYPIYNKLWRLASADTFETHHG from the coding sequence ATGAGATACCTGCCTTTCATTCTGGTTGTGCTGCTGACCCTGTTGTCATTCATCCTCGGTCTTGCCGTTGATCCCTGGTTCTACTGGCCCCTGATCGTGCTGGCTCCCCTCTCCCTGCTGGGAGTCTGGGACCTTGTCCAGACCCGCCACAGCATCACCCGTAATTATCCGATCATCGCCCACCTGCGATTCATGTTTGAGATGATTCGCCCCGAAATCCACCAGTACTTCATCGAAAGCAATATCGACGGGCGTCCCTTCAACAACGACGAACGCTCCCTGATTTACGAACGCTCCAAAAACATCGACGGCCTCAAACCCTTCGGCACCGAACTCGATGTCTACGGCGACGAATACGAATGGCTCAACCACTCGATGGCTCCCCGCCCACGGTCCAAAGAACTGTTTCGCACAACAGTGGGAGGTCCGGAGTGCAAACACCCCTATTCCTGCTCCATCCTGAATATTTCCGCCATGAGCTTCGGAGCCCTCTCCGCGAATGCAATTCTGGCTCTGAATGGAGGGGCCAAAAAAGGAAATTTCTATCATTGTACCGGCGAAGGTGGCGTCAGCCCCTATCACCTCAAACCGGGGGGCGACCTCGTCTGGCAGATTGGTACCGGCTACTTCGGCTGTCGTAATTCCGATGGAACTTTTAACCCCGATCTGTTTCAGGAACAGGCGGCCCATGAGTCCATCAAAATGATCGAGCTCAAAATTTCCCAAGGTGCCAAGCCCGGTCATGGGGGCGTGCTCCCTGCTGCCAAAATCACCCCTGAGATCGCATCTACCCGTAAGGTGCCCATGGGCGAAGACTGCATTTCACCCCCCGGACACTCCACTTATTCCACCCCCATTGAACTCTGTGAATACATCGGCAAGTTGCGGGAACTGTCTGGCGGCAAACCGGTCGGCTTCAAACTCTGCATCGGGCATCCCAGTGAATTCCTCTGTATCTGTAAAGCGATGATGCAGACCGGCATCCTCCCCGATTTCATCACCGTCGATGGTGGTGAAGGCGGCACCGGGGCAGCTCCCCTGGAATTTTCCGATAACATGGGCATGCCTTTAAAAACCGGGCTGATCTTCGTGCACAACGCACTCGTCGGCTGCAACCTCAGAGACAAAATCAAAATCGCCGCCGCCGGTAAAGTCAGTTCCGCTTTCACACTGGCCCGCTGCCTGGCCATTGGTGCCGACTGGTGTAACGCTGCCCGGGGATTCATGATGTCGGTTGGCTGCATTCAGGCACAAACCTGCCATTCCAATGAATGCCCCGTCGGTGTCGCCACTCAGGACCCGGGACGCCAGCGGGCTCTCGTCGTACCGGACAAAACCGAACGCGCCTATAATTTCCATCACAATACGATGGAAGCACTGACCGAAGTCATCGCTGCCGCCGGCCTGGACCACCCCAGTGAATTACGTCCCTGGCACATCTACCTCCGCCCGAGACGGACCGAAGTACTCTCTTACTTCGAAGCCTTCGATTTCCTCAAACCGGGCGAACTGCTCGAAGACTGCCCCTATCCCATTTACAATAAACTCTGGAGACTGGCGTCTGCAGACACCTTCGAAACACATCACGGCTGA